TTAAAAATCCGGGCTACGACGGAGTTTATGGCGAAATAAAAATTAAATTTTTAGAAGAAGATAATAAAAATAAAAATCAAAAAACTTTATTTTAAAAAATTTCACACATAACAAAAAAAGATAGCCTTGCTTAAAACAAGACTATCTTTTTTTTATAACAGCTATTTGAAATTCTGTTTATTTTTTTCCTTTTTTTGCTGTTTTTTTTGCTGCTTTTTTTACTACCTTTTTAGCTGCTTTTCTTTTTTTGACCATTTTAAAAAAAATTAAAACATAAAAAAACAAATTCGACCTTACTGTAAGTATAATACAAAAAAATAAAAATAAAAGAAAAAATTGTGGATAAGTTTTAAATTTTATTTTTATTTTTTTATTTTTAATAATAACTCATACTATTTTTTTATCTCTTCTATTTTTTTTATTTTTATTAATATCAATTATATTTATTTTTTTATTGCGGACGGTGGGAGTTGAACCCACAAGCCTTACGGCATAGGGTCCTAAACCCTACGTGTTTCCCAGTTTCACCACGTCCGCATTTTTTCATTTTAAACTTAAAATAAATTTTTTACTTTATAAAGTTTTAGTGTAATAAAATGCCGAGGGCGGGACTCCAACCCGCAAGAGCTTACGCTCAAAGGATTTTAAGTCCTTCGTGTATAGCAATTCCACCACCTCGGCATTCTTCTTAAAAAATTCCTGCCTGCCCTATTTAGTATTTAGAATAAAAAATAAGGCAGGCAAGAATAATATTTGCGTTTGATAGAAATACTTTGAAAATAAAACAGTATAAACAGTAAAACGCTAACGTATTCAAGAATATCTTTATTTCACAGCATCTTTTAATTTTTTTCCAGCCTTAAAACGAGGAACAGTCATTGAAGGAATGTTAATTTTTTCTCCTGTTTTAGGATTAATTCCTGTTCTTGAAGCTCTTTTTTTAGTTTTGAATGTGCCAAAACCAGTAATAGTGACCTCTTCCCCTTTCTTTAAAGATTGGGTAATAGCGTCAATAATTGAATTCAAAACACGGGTAGCTTCAGCATTAGAACAACATTTCGATGATTTGGTGATTTTCTCAATTAATTCTTGTTTATTCATACTTTTTAAATTAACATATAAAAATATAATCGACCTTTTTCCAAAAAACTTTTCGAAAAATTAAGTTTTTTATAAATCTTTATCCTTTTATCGGCATAAGCAGATACAAATAATTTAATTTATCTTTAAGACGAAAAACAGCTGGGCAATTTTCATCGATAATTTCCATAATTATTTCTTCTTCTTTGTTCGCAGTTAAAAAATCCATTAAATACTTTGAATTAAAAACTATTTTATTAGGGATTCCTTCAATGTCAGCATTAAGTTCTGAATAACTTTCGCCAATATTGGACGATGAAAAAAATTTTAATTTATCTTTTTTGACTTCAAAGTGAATATCGTTGATATTTTTTTCCGAAAAGCAAGAAACGCTTTTCAAGGCATTTAGTATGTCGTTTCTTTTTAAAATAATTTTTGTTTTAAATTTATTGGGGATAATTTCTTTATAATCAGGGAACTCAGCAGAGATAATACGGGAAATTATTTCTAAATAAGAATTAACAAAAGATATTTGATTTTCTGATACAATAATATCAATATCTTCTTCGTCTGTTATTTTTAAAACCTCTGATAATGTTTTGTAAGGAACTATTACTTTTAAAATGTTTTTTTCTGACGAAATTAAGGGAACTATATTTTCTGCTAAGCGATAAGAATCTGTTCCTACTAATGTTAGTTTCCCTTCCTCTGGACTATTAAAAATAAATAATCCCCCGCTAATTTCTATTCTATTTTCAAGTGGAGAGATAGAAAATATTATTTTTTCTAAATTTTGCTTTAAAATGTCAGATTTTATTTTATATTTTTTTCCTGATTCAATTTGAGGAATAATAGGAAAATCTTCTGTTGGGGTAGTAATTATTTTTGCTTGACTATTTTCTCCCCATATATACATATTTGATTCTTTCAATTCAAAAGTTAAATTTTCGTCTTTTAAAGAATTAATATAATTTGTTAAAATTTGAGCGGGAATAGTTATTTTTCCTTGTTTTTCTATTTTTGCTCTTACTTTTGCTTTAAAGGCAATTTCAAGATTAGTAGCGCTAATTTCTAAAAAACCTTTTTTTGCTTCTAATAAAAGATTATTTAAAATAGGTAAATTATTTTTATTTTCTCCTGCTAAATGAGATACTAAATTTAAAACAG
The DNA window shown above is from Parcubacteria group bacterium ADurb.Bin159 and carries:
- the dnaN gene encoding DNA polymerase III subunit beta, with protein sequence MKFICVQKNLSSVLNLVSHLAGENKNNLPILNNLLLEAKKGFLEISATNLEIAFKAKVRAKIEKQGKITIPAQILTNYINSLKDENLTFELKESNMYIWGENSQAKIITTPTEDFPIIPQIESGKKYKIKSDILKQNLEKIIFSISPLENRIEISGGLFIFNSPEEGKLTLVGTDSYRLAENIVPLISSEKNILKVIVPYKTLSEVLKITDEEDIDIIVSENQISFVNSYLEIISRIISAEFPDYKEIIPNKFKTKIILKRNDILNALKSVSCFSEKNINDIHFEVKKDKLKFFSSSNIGESYSELNADIEGIPNKIVFNSKYLMDFLTANKEEEIIMEIIDENCPAVFRLKDKLNYLYLLMPIKG
- the hupB gene encoding DNA-binding protein HU-beta, giving the protein MNKQELIEKITKSSKCCSNAEATRVLNSIIDAITQSLKKGEEVTITGFGTFKTKKRASRTGINPKTGEKINIPSMTVPRFKAGKKLKDAVK